In the genome of Coraliomargarita algicola, one region contains:
- a CDS encoding glutamate--tRNA ligase family protein — protein sequence MSSTYRGRIAPTPTGYLHLGHARTFWIAMERAREARGQLIFRDENLDPQRCKPEFSQGAIEDLRWFGCDWDEGPDVGGPTGPYRQSERHTLFLQAWARLKDAGYIYPCDKSRKDVARAAQAPHPEEEASEPIYPESWRPPLGTGQAADSPGDTNWRFRVPDERCIEFDDGRLGPCAFTCLRDFGDFLVWRKDGVPAYELAVVVDDAAMQISEVVRGEDLLISTAQQLLLYQALGLKAPEFYHTPLLCDTTGQRLAKRNRSLTLRELKAAGHQPANLRTSDDWWSGLEDSI from the coding sequence ATGAGTTCGACCTACCGAGGACGCATTGCACCCACACCGACTGGCTATCTGCACTTGGGCCATGCACGCACCTTTTGGATCGCAATGGAACGCGCCAGAGAAGCCCGCGGTCAACTCATCTTCCGCGATGAGAATCTGGATCCACAACGCTGCAAACCAGAATTCTCCCAAGGAGCCATCGAAGACCTGCGCTGGTTTGGCTGCGACTGGGACGAAGGCCCCGATGTGGGCGGCCCCACCGGCCCCTACCGCCAGAGCGAGCGTCACACATTGTTCCTGCAAGCATGGGCGCGCTTAAAAGACGCCGGCTACATTTACCCCTGCGATAAATCACGCAAAGATGTCGCCCGCGCCGCACAAGCCCCCCACCCCGAAGAAGAGGCCAGCGAGCCCATCTACCCCGAAAGCTGGCGCCCACCACTCGGCACCGGTCAGGCGGCCGACAGCCCCGGCGACACCAATTGGCGCTTTCGCGTGCCCGACGAACGATGCATCGAGTTCGACGATGGCCGCCTAGGCCCCTGCGCCTTTACCTGCTTGCGCGACTTCGGCGACTTCCTCGTCTGGCGAAAGGACGGCGTGCCCGCCTATGAGCTCGCAGTGGTGGTCGACGATGCCGCCATGCAAATCAGCGAAGTCGTGCGTGGCGAAGACCTACTCATCTCCACCGCCCAACAGCTGCTGCTCTACCAGGCCCTCGGCCTAAAAGCCCCCGAGTTCTACCACACTCCCCTGCTCTGCGATACCACCGGACAAAGACTCGCCAAGCGCAACCGCTCCCTCACACTGCGCGAATTAAAAGCCGCCGGACATCAACCCGCAAACCTGCGCACCTCCGATGACTGGTGGTCCGGACTCGAAGACTCCATCTGA
- a CDS encoding translocation/assembly module TamB domain-containing protein, which translates to MKQVELLCALFSLWVFVKKFRYIRILVRLLVYGLIGLCALWGTSIWWLPRAMPTLLRWGDVEVRSVQRLESGRLLFTELGYARDSFRCSLGRLEVPSLQQYLWERLGGDFSSASLLEVDTLRVELSEGSSAEPAESEPVDVVSTVRQAREALRTYGQWLPPLKLNDLQVHASDGAAIFELPRLTLSDWQLAAVVESVRLPDLLDQVELRAALEPNADWTALVTAPAAGLELDLSLEPRPEELDVSFEFRRAGERAVGLVSFSEGERLPVRAALQSERFAIDPEWLPSAVAMQWQGGALTGVDFRWEAGRYMGRLQLEGVVQARDQDSITMTGGMEFSGDLERLRLEVLQLAAGWGQLRLRQPLEMNLADGSVAERAEFQASVDLSQQAFLPAGGQIEASLSVAPSLSAGPNVLFNLNAKDLIYDRYQVAQVDVAGRWEGSVLRVDEAVLQPLASDAGVVDLSGQADLSTLSLDFEYSVALASEWLNTMVAPLALSDGLKTRGRIGGDWQRPMIVGDLEPLTVEYPGVTPISLSGSYQSEGWQQWTVAGSATAAGAVIEASFVTRLEEGRVSLDLSRFVWVDPVRPTLELQAPAHFSYRYSGDADFPESRFIAERFHLQGPELDIEVGWNPATGLELSLRNVTLQRLGRWVARDLPSLTIESVELSISDLRPHLLGSFGVHLETRAVGEELPLRVDVELELSPEGLVADTVQLQFAEAPLLQGSIRAPVRLQLPVASEAFWTVLDRGDLAASLTGSVTPSFAKWLSQHFGLKLSEAALNMQVGGRMEQPTGVLEVSIVSLETSLENVPEIDHIEIVARAEADRVQVEQFKFIVNQSEVTGRLSVPTAGLITALTGSLEARKAWLSAGSGRIELRDWQAENWVDYLPPIMRRSGRVSGSLDLQPDWNLTGRLSFQDFALRPTESLPSVDLIRGELELAERRFTAKEASAQVGGSPVSFTGWLDAGDLDRPLWEFHVHGLNVPLVRTTDMILRSDLDVQASHTNHDETAIVQGNLNLRSSTMLVEFDPLAPSVESGPQSKPPYFSIREPAIADWRFDLKIVGDSFMRVRSPYFRTQLTANFDLGGTFAEPLLIGTVRTVDGELRFPGARMRLTSGEAYIEPGQPNTVQLSFNGIAQKASYIITMDVTQTLEDPHVQFQSTPTLSNASIVRLLTTGSTSGGGVGSVGLYLGQGLLGAGGMDEQFSDRLTVDVGEETSRSGRNTVGVRYELSEDVFLEGGYDVYDAYNLDLIWSLFKR; encoded by the coding sequence GTGAAACAAGTTGAGCTATTATGCGCTCTGTTTAGTCTTTGGGTCTTTGTGAAGAAATTTCGCTACATACGCATACTGGTTCGGCTGTTGGTTTATGGTTTGATTGGTCTCTGCGCTTTATGGGGCACCAGTATTTGGTGGCTCCCTCGCGCTATGCCCACCTTGCTGCGTTGGGGGGACGTGGAGGTGCGCTCGGTGCAGCGTTTGGAGTCGGGGCGGCTGTTATTTACGGAGCTGGGCTATGCTAGGGATTCGTTTCGCTGCTCGCTGGGGCGCTTGGAGGTGCCTTCGCTGCAGCAATATTTGTGGGAACGCTTGGGCGGAGATTTTTCGTCTGCCTCTTTGTTGGAGGTGGATACTTTGCGGGTTGAGTTGAGCGAGGGCTCATCCGCGGAGCCGGCCGAGTCGGAGCCGGTGGATGTGGTTTCCACGGTGCGGCAAGCGCGTGAGGCCTTGCGGACCTATGGGCAATGGCTGCCTCCGCTGAAGTTGAATGATTTACAGGTCCACGCGTCGGATGGAGCCGCGATATTCGAGCTGCCTAGGTTGACGTTGAGCGATTGGCAACTGGCCGCGGTCGTTGAGTCGGTGCGCTTGCCAGACTTGCTGGATCAGGTGGAGCTGCGGGCTGCGTTGGAGCCGAACGCGGACTGGACGGCACTGGTGACGGCTCCCGCTGCGGGACTAGAGTTGGACTTATCACTGGAGCCTCGTCCGGAAGAGTTGGATGTGAGTTTTGAATTCCGTCGCGCGGGGGAGCGTGCTGTGGGCTTGGTTTCGTTTTCGGAGGGGGAACGGTTGCCGGTGCGGGCAGCACTTCAGTCGGAGCGGTTTGCGATCGATCCTGAATGGTTACCCTCTGCGGTGGCCATGCAATGGCAAGGCGGGGCGCTTACAGGCGTTGATTTTCGTTGGGAAGCCGGGCGATACATGGGCAGGCTACAACTTGAGGGTGTGGTGCAGGCGCGAGATCAGGACTCGATTACAATGACGGGGGGCATGGAGTTTTCGGGTGATTTAGAACGCTTGCGGCTGGAGGTACTGCAACTGGCTGCGGGCTGGGGGCAGTTGCGTTTACGTCAGCCTTTGGAAATGAATCTAGCAGATGGCAGTGTGGCTGAGCGGGCTGAATTTCAGGCCAGTGTCGACTTATCACAGCAGGCCTTCTTGCCTGCAGGCGGCCAGATCGAGGCCAGTCTGAGTGTGGCGCCCTCGTTGAGTGCGGGGCCGAACGTGCTGTTCAATTTAAATGCCAAGGATTTGATTTACGATCGCTATCAGGTGGCACAGGTGGATGTGGCGGGGCGCTGGGAAGGTTCCGTCTTGCGGGTGGATGAGGCCGTGCTGCAGCCCTTGGCGTCGGACGCGGGGGTGGTGGACTTGAGCGGGCAGGCTGACCTGTCCACCCTGTCGCTTGATTTCGAATACAGTGTCGCGCTCGCTTCAGAGTGGCTGAATACGATGGTGGCTCCGCTTGCGCTTTCGGATGGGTTGAAGACCCGTGGGCGGATTGGTGGAGACTGGCAGCGCCCTATGATTGTGGGGGACTTGGAGCCACTTACGGTGGAGTATCCGGGCGTGACGCCCATCAGCTTGTCGGGGAGCTACCAGAGTGAGGGTTGGCAACAATGGACTGTGGCTGGCTCGGCGACAGCCGCGGGTGCGGTGATCGAGGCATCCTTCGTGACTCGGCTTGAGGAGGGACGTGTGTCGCTGGATCTCAGTCGCTTCGTGTGGGTGGACCCCGTGCGTCCGACACTAGAGCTGCAGGCGCCCGCACATTTTAGCTATCGATATTCCGGGGATGCGGATTTCCCAGAATCGCGATTTATAGCTGAGCGCTTTCACTTGCAGGGGCCAGAGTTAGATATCGAAGTTGGCTGGAATCCGGCCACGGGCTTGGAGCTAAGCTTGCGCAATGTTACATTACAACGCTTGGGGCGTTGGGTGGCTCGAGACTTGCCCTCGCTCACCATCGAATCGGTGGAGCTGTCCATTTCTGATTTGCGGCCGCATTTGTTGGGGTCCTTTGGGGTGCACTTGGAAACGCGAGCCGTCGGCGAGGAGCTGCCCCTGCGTGTAGATGTCGAGCTTGAGTTGAGCCCCGAAGGTCTCGTCGCGGATACCGTGCAGTTGCAATTTGCGGAGGCTCCCTTGCTACAAGGTTCGATCCGCGCGCCTGTGCGGTTGCAATTGCCAGTGGCGAGTGAAGCATTTTGGACGGTATTAGATCGCGGAGATTTGGCCGCGAGTTTGACCGGTTCCGTGACGCCCAGCTTTGCAAAATGGTTGTCGCAGCATTTCGGTTTGAAGCTCAGTGAGGCGGCGCTGAACATGCAAGTGGGCGGCCGGATGGAGCAGCCTACGGGGGTGCTGGAAGTTTCGATTGTCAGTTTGGAAACATCGTTGGAGAACGTCCCTGAGATTGATCATATTGAAATTGTGGCGCGGGCTGAAGCTGATCGTGTTCAAGTTGAGCAGTTCAAATTTATCGTGAATCAGAGTGAGGTGACGGGGCGCTTGAGCGTGCCGACCGCGGGGCTGATCACTGCACTCACCGGGAGCTTGGAGGCTCGCAAGGCATGGCTCTCGGCGGGAAGCGGGCGAATCGAGCTGAGGGATTGGCAAGCCGAAAACTGGGTGGATTATTTGCCCCCGATAATGCGGCGTAGCGGACGTGTGAGCGGTTCCTTAGACCTGCAGCCCGATTGGAATTTGACGGGGCGTTTATCCTTTCAAGACTTCGCCCTGCGCCCGACAGAATCATTACCTTCGGTGGATTTGATCCGTGGCGAGCTAGAATTGGCGGAACGTCGCTTTACGGCAAAAGAGGCCTCGGCGCAAGTGGGGGGCAGTCCAGTGAGCTTTACCGGTTGGTTGGATGCAGGCGATCTGGATCGTCCGCTGTGGGAGTTTCACGTGCACGGGCTGAATGTGCCTTTGGTGCGAACCACAGATATGATTTTGCGCAGTGATTTGGATGTGCAGGCCAGCCATACCAATCATGACGAGACCGCGATCGTTCAGGGTAATTTAAACTTACGCTCGAGCACCATGCTGGTGGAATTTGATCCGCTCGCACCGAGCGTGGAAAGTGGGCCGCAGTCAAAGCCTCCCTATTTTTCGATTCGTGAGCCGGCGATTGCAGACTGGCGTTTTGATCTTAAAATTGTCGGAGATTCGTTTATGCGGGTGCGCAGTCCCTATTTTCGCACGCAGTTAACGGCCAATTTTGACTTGGGAGGCACTTTTGCAGAACCCTTATTGATCGGGACGGTGCGGACCGTGGATGGAGAGCTACGCTTTCCCGGTGCCAGAATGCGACTCACTAGCGGCGAAGCTTATATCGAGCCAGGCCAGCCGAATACGGTGCAGTTAAGTTTCAACGGTATTGCGCAAAAAGCCTCGTACATCATTACGATGGATGTGACGCAGACCCTGGAGGATCCACATGTGCAATTTCAATCCACGCCGACACTCTCGAATGCCTCAATCGTGAGACTGCTGACGACTGGTAGCACTTCTGGCGGCGGTGTGGGTTCGGTCGGGCTCTATCTGGGGCAAGGCTTGCTGGGTGCGGGCGGAATGGATGAACAGTTTTCTGATCGTTTGACGGTCGATGTCGGCGAGGAGACCAGCCGTAGCGGTCGCAATACAGTCGGGGTGCGCTATGAGTTGTCGGAAGATGTGTTTCTGGAGGGAGGCTACGATGTGTATGATGCGTATAACCTGGATTTAATTTGGAGTCTATTTAAGCGATGA
- a CDS encoding BamA/OMP85 family outer membrane protein, translated as MRRILPIAILALLWGSTLMGQSNLTVSGLGFFQDRSMDARLSFLNNVESDVAIDLDAAILEDSAFLLLEQMKRKGYLEPTIEGRMCVGDTERSVYWQGDYAIQLEVDFVAEAVEFIITPGVLSYYDAVVVDGVHAIEAKQVERFFIPGGVLFSGKKARVFTYENFERRQGRLLRALDDLGYRSAQVVNQQIDIDPVSGAVQVELTIEQGPLYQIGELEIVITRAGGEHEVRKEPAQRVVFTREWEQAKRAALRNEAYRAGYPDATVSSEIVADSEEQAGVILRHLRYRVDYGQAVTLQQIEFDGDTATKRSVLKRQVELKAGEPLDLIAVSEARRQLMGLGIFQEVGLQLEPTSGDARSVVYALSPSQRKELQLRAGWGSYEQARLGFRWEHRSPWGRAHRYEVEVKQSFKSTLGEATYSIPQFLGTELTTYLNAEYNYREELSFDRRAQGMAVGTSMQLSDTGLRLAVEYGFSQENADRLDLVSFESEEDATVASVTFKASLDRRDDFLAPSSGYSLYASLETAGQWLGGSVNFQKLELGGSYHSSLSESILFHAGLQGGTIFTTGAAEDNIPFNERFFSGGENSVRGYVEGGASPRDSGGDEVGSESYLLLNLELEQRIYSQLSTVFFFDSVLNARDGFFDREREVLSSIGFGLRYQTVVGPLRLEYGHNLNPRDSDSDGALHFSIGFPF; from the coding sequence ATGAGGCGGATACTACCGATTGCAATTTTGGCTCTGTTGTGGGGCAGCACTTTAATGGGACAGAGTAATCTCACGGTGTCTGGCTTGGGGTTTTTTCAAGATCGAAGCATGGATGCACGCTTGTCATTCTTGAATAATGTCGAGTCAGATGTGGCGATTGATTTGGATGCCGCCATCTTGGAAGACAGTGCATTCTTATTGTTGGAGCAAATGAAGCGAAAGGGCTATCTAGAGCCCACGATCGAGGGGCGGATGTGTGTGGGGGATACCGAGCGCTCTGTTTATTGGCAGGGAGATTATGCCATTCAACTTGAAGTCGATTTTGTCGCGGAGGCGGTTGAATTTATCATCACACCCGGGGTGTTGTCATACTACGATGCTGTTGTGGTCGATGGAGTGCATGCGATCGAAGCGAAACAAGTGGAGCGCTTTTTTATTCCCGGAGGTGTCTTATTTTCCGGCAAGAAAGCACGAGTTTTCACCTACGAGAATTTTGAGCGTCGGCAGGGGCGCCTGCTGCGAGCTTTGGATGACTTAGGCTATCGTTCCGCGCAAGTAGTGAACCAGCAGATTGACATTGATCCAGTGAGCGGGGCCGTTCAGGTAGAGCTCACGATTGAGCAGGGGCCCTTATATCAAATTGGCGAGTTAGAGATCGTGATTACGCGCGCAGGGGGTGAGCATGAGGTGCGCAAAGAGCCTGCGCAGAGAGTGGTGTTCACCCGCGAATGGGAACAGGCCAAGCGTGCGGCGCTTCGTAACGAAGCTTATCGCGCAGGCTATCCGGATGCGACAGTCAGCAGTGAGATTGTGGCTGATTCCGAAGAGCAGGCAGGTGTGATACTTCGCCATCTGCGCTATCGCGTGGACTACGGGCAGGCCGTCACGCTTCAGCAAATTGAGTTCGACGGTGATACGGCTACAAAACGTTCTGTTTTGAAGCGACAGGTTGAATTAAAGGCAGGCGAGCCGCTGGATTTAATTGCAGTGAGTGAGGCGCGGCGTCAATTGATGGGCTTAGGGATCTTTCAAGAAGTCGGTCTGCAGTTGGAGCCGACTAGCGGCGATGCCCGCTCGGTGGTGTATGCGCTCAGCCCAAGTCAGCGTAAGGAGCTACAGCTGCGAGCAGGTTGGGGTAGTTATGAACAGGCCCGGCTAGGTTTTCGCTGGGAGCACCGCAGCCCCTGGGGGCGCGCGCACCGTTACGAGGTCGAAGTGAAACAGAGCTTCAAATCGACACTCGGCGAGGCCACCTATTCGATTCCCCAGTTTTTAGGGACCGAGTTGACGACGTATCTGAATGCTGAATACAATTATCGGGAAGAGCTCTCTTTTGATCGACGTGCCCAAGGGATGGCCGTTGGCACTTCTATGCAATTGTCGGATACGGGGCTGCGCCTGGCGGTCGAGTATGGTTTTTCGCAAGAGAATGCTGATCGTCTGGATCTAGTTAGTTTTGAATCGGAAGAAGACGCTACAGTGGCGAGTGTGACTTTTAAAGCATCGCTGGACCGGCGTGATGACTTCTTAGCGCCCAGCTCCGGCTATAGCTTATATGCCAGTTTAGAAACTGCGGGACAATGGCTGGGCGGAAGCGTGAACTTTCAAAAGTTAGAGCTGGGGGGCAGCTACCATAGTTCGTTGAGTGAGAGCATACTGTTCCATGCCGGGCTGCAAGGAGGCACGATTTTTACTACCGGCGCGGCCGAGGATAATATTCCATTTAATGAGCGCTTTTTCTCGGGTGGGGAAAATTCCGTGCGTGGTTACGTCGAAGGTGGTGCTTCCCCCAGGGATTCCGGGGGCGATGAAGTGGGCTCAGAGAGTTATCTCTTACTTAATTTAGAGTTGGAACAGCGTATTTACTCTCAGCTTTCGACCGTGTTCTTTTTTGATTCTGTTTTGAATGCCCGCGACGGCTTTTTCGATCGCGAGCGGGAGGTCTTGAGCTCCATCGGCTTTGGACTTCGGTATCAGACTGTGGTGGGGCCCTTGCGCTTGGAGTATGGGCACAATTTGAATCCCAGAGATTCCGATTCGGACGGCGCGCTACATTTTTCGATCGGCTTCCCTTTTTAG
- a CDS encoding DEAD/DEAH box helicase produces the protein MTFHELGLDESILKSIDEFGFTEPTPIQAGAIPHILEGRDVIGSAQTGTGKTAAYALPILHRLGGHREGAAPRCLILGPTRELAAQVEDQFDSYGKYCAPKCCLIHGGVGYGKQIDEIKAGADVVIATPGRLLDHIQQKNFDLKSIEVLVLDEVDRMLDMGFIDDVQRIMKLCNKNRQTLLFSATVSEDIKRLVAKGLKDPVDVTIGIKLTPAETVKHVIYPVGAMQKFDLLIALIDQMEIDSMIIFCRMKVGADRITRWLQERGLSCAAMHSNLPQKARTKALQQFKDGKIKILIATDIASRGLDIANVTHVINYDVPEHAEDYVHRIGRTGRAQREGDAATIVAPDEQAKLDAIEKFIDMQIPQLKLEGFNYFHEPIIRTSTAEKPRRRKRNSGSSRFGRRR, from the coding sequence ATGACGTTTCACGAACTTGGACTCGACGAGTCTATCCTTAAATCTATCGACGAATTCGGCTTTACAGAGCCGACACCTATTCAAGCGGGCGCGATCCCACATATTCTCGAAGGGCGCGATGTAATCGGCTCCGCGCAGACAGGCACAGGTAAAACGGCCGCCTATGCGCTGCCGATTCTGCATCGCCTCGGCGGGCACCGCGAAGGCGCCGCACCGCGTTGCTTGATTTTGGGCCCCACACGTGAGCTGGCGGCACAGGTGGAGGACCAGTTTGATTCGTATGGCAAATACTGTGCGCCTAAGTGCTGCCTGATCCACGGTGGTGTGGGCTATGGTAAGCAAATTGATGAGATCAAGGCGGGCGCCGATGTCGTGATCGCGACGCCCGGGCGTTTGCTGGACCACATTCAGCAAAAGAACTTTGACCTCAAGTCCATCGAAGTCTTGGTGCTGGATGAGGTTGATCGTATGCTCGATATGGGCTTTATCGACGATGTGCAGCGCATCATGAAGCTGTGCAATAAGAACCGGCAAACATTACTCTTTTCGGCAACTGTATCGGAGGATATTAAGCGCTTAGTCGCTAAGGGCTTAAAAGATCCCGTTGACGTGACCATTGGTATTAAGCTCACACCTGCAGAGACGGTGAAGCATGTCATTTATCCGGTGGGAGCCATGCAGAAATTTGACCTGCTGATCGCACTGATCGATCAAATGGAAATCGATAGCATGATCATTTTCTGTCGTATGAAGGTGGGCGCCGACCGCATCACACGCTGGTTGCAAGAGCGTGGCTTGAGTTGCGCGGCGATGCACTCGAATCTGCCGCAAAAGGCGCGCACTAAAGCACTACAGCAGTTTAAGGACGGCAAGATTAAGATTTTGATTGCGACGGATATTGCGTCGCGCGGTCTGGATATCGCCAACGTTACCCACGTTATTAATTACGATGTGCCGGAGCATGCCGAAGATTATGTGCACCGCATCGGCCGCACCGGCCGTGCGCAGCGTGAAGGCGATGCAGCGACGATCGTTGCGCCTGATGAGCAAGCCAAGTTGGACGCAATCGAGAAGTTTATTGATATGCAGATTCCGCAGTTGAAGTTGGAAGGCTTTAACTACTTTCATGAGCCAATCATCCGCACTTCAACGGCTGAAAAGCCACGTCGCCGCAAGCGTAATTCAGGCAGCAGCCGTTTTGGTCGTCGTCGGTAG
- a CDS encoding RsmE family RNA methyltransferase, whose amino-acid sequence MNLILFDTPFETRRLEAGDPRGQHIFKVLRARVGTKVFVGFINGLRARAEVTLVESDGAISLRVIGTEAAPKPLPIRLLLGLPRPHTAKRILFEAASMGVQDLHFFEAERGEPSYAQSSLWTSDEWKERLRLGTEQSFGTHVPEIGMHTDLQSAISFLQGEGAHIALDNYEAAGSLPQQLSPGLQSAVIALGPERGWSPNERDTFRKNGWKLAHLGAHVLRLETACTVAVGAISACLDFYDTQTCTIL is encoded by the coding sequence ATGAATCTCATCCTCTTTGATACTCCCTTCGAAACCAGGCGGCTGGAGGCTGGTGATCCTCGCGGGCAGCACATCTTTAAAGTCCTGCGTGCCCGTGTGGGCACTAAGGTCTTTGTAGGCTTTATCAATGGTCTGCGTGCTCGAGCCGAGGTGACCTTGGTGGAGTCCGATGGTGCGATCAGTTTGCGTGTGATTGGCACGGAAGCCGCGCCGAAGCCCTTGCCGATTCGTCTCTTACTCGGTTTGCCGCGCCCGCATACCGCCAAGCGTATACTCTTTGAGGCCGCGAGTATGGGGGTGCAGGATTTGCACTTCTTTGAGGCCGAACGTGGTGAGCCTTCATACGCGCAAAGCAGTTTATGGACGAGCGATGAATGGAAAGAGCGCTTGCGCCTCGGCACGGAGCAATCTTTCGGCACGCATGTGCCTGAGATCGGCATGCACACCGATTTGCAGTCCGCGATTTCTTTTTTACAAGGTGAGGGCGCGCACATCGCATTGGATAATTACGAAGCGGCTGGATCTTTGCCACAGCAATTATCCCCGGGCTTGCAAAGCGCCGTAATCGCCTTGGGTCCCGAGCGCGGTTGGTCGCCCAATGAGCGTGATACCTTTCGTAAGAACGGTTGGAAGTTAGCTCATTTAGGGGCACATGTGCTGCGCCTGGAGACGGCTTGCACTGTCGCGGTGGGTGCTATTTCCGCTTGCTTGGATTTTTACGATACGCAGACCTGCACAATTCTTTAA